The region AGCTCCTTTTCCGTGCCTCGACAatcatcaacttcaaacGCTATCCTCCACAATCCATTGAAGCTCAAAACACGGCAAAGATCGAAAAAAGGCAACTGTTCCTTCACCCTGAATCAACATGTTTCCCCAAAGATTACCGCTCTCCGCGGTCACCAGGAGTTTACAGCGGCTGACGTTCAGCCAAACCGCTGTGCGTGGTTATGCGACACCCAAATCCAAAACCAGCCCCGACAGCAGCGGACTCTCCAGCCAGTCTCTTATGAACACAGCCGAAACCCAGGGCTCACAATCCGTCAAGCTGCGCACGTATAAGCCCCGAACCCCCGGTGTACGACACTTGAGACGCCCCATGAACGAGCACCTCTGGAAAGGCCGGCCATTCTTACCATTGACATACCCCAAGAAGGGCCAGGGCAAAGGTGGACGTAACGCACATGGACGCATCACCGTACGACACCGCGGCGGTGGTGCCAAGCGAAGAATACGAACAGTCGACTTTGAGCGATGGCGGCCAGGTCCCCATCTGGTAGACCGAATTGAGTACGATCCCGGACGAAGCGCACACATTGCCTTGGTCACGGAGCAGGCTACGGGACAGAAGTCATACATCCTGGCTGCTGAGGGTCTTCGAAGCGGCGACATTGTGCACAGCTATCGATCAGGCATTCCGCAGGATCTTCTGGACAGCATGGgcggcatcattgatcctGGTATTCTTGCTGCTCGAACGGCATTCCGCGGCAACTGTCTGCCCATGCACATGGTTCCTGTTGGGACGGAAGTCTTTGCCGTTGGCTCGGCTGCGAAGCGTGGCGCCGTGTTTTGTCGCAGCGCCGGAACGTCCGCCACGGTGGTGAACAAGAATGAGGAGACGAAAGATGATGGCACCAAGATCATGACGGGCAAGTATGTCGAGGTGCGTCTCCAGAGTGGTGAGGTCCGCCGGGTCAGCAAGAATGCGTGTGCTACGGTTGGTGTTGCCAGCAATGTCCACCACCACTACCGACAGCTTGGAAAGGCAGGACGAAGCCGGTGGTTGAATATTCGGCCGACGGTTCGTGGTGTGGCCATGAACAAGGGTAAGTCATATGTGCATACATCACGAGGCAATGATGGAAGCTGACGAGGAGTAGTTGACCATCCTCACGGTGGTGGCCGAGGTAAATCGAAGAGTAACCGCAACCCGGTTACACCTTGGGGTAGACCCGTAAGTACTACCAATACAGATTTTTGTCTTCAAAGTGTAACGGATGTTAACGCCTTTAACAGACCAAGAGTGGTTACAAGACTCGCCGTAcgcacaacatcaacaaatGGGTTGTCACCCCTCGACCCCGTAACCACGGCAAGAGACGAGACAAGCGGTCGTCCAAGGAATAAGAGCGTTATGGGTTGTGAGAGCAACAAGGGTTGCGTTTGGGTGGAAATGCACAGTGTTGTAAAACAAGGCGGAGCATAGAACTGTGTATACTACGATGTGTCATTGTACTGTACTATATAGACGATGTAGATGAGGCTAGCAAGACGAGCATTGGTGGAGGTGGTTCGTCTCTGTTCAATAAGACTATTATCAAAGCTAATAATTTGTCTGGTGGGTGTATTATATCCTCTGGATAGTACTCACCGGAGCGCGAAGTCCTGTGGTCGCAAATATCAAGCCCCCAGCTGGCTTCAACGACACAGCCTCCGGGGCTGTCAACAAGCAAGGTGACATGTCAAGTAATGTCAAGTAatatccaaccagaccagatggcTTGGGCGTGCCACCGGAAATGTGCCGTTAATTCGGCACTGGCAATCATGCTTACCAGGCACTCAACATGGCTGAGCACGCAGTCCGCCAACAACGCCCATACGCCAAAGTAAACCTCATACATTCCCGGTTATCAACGACAAAACTCTCGGTCCATGTCCGAAATTCCATCATTAAGCACCGTCAATTCACGCCAACCCGTCAAACCGTCAAACCGGCCACCACAACGCACCGCCAACGGCCGCACTCAGCACCACGCAGCTAAGCCCAGCCCAGCGCAACAACACACCGCATTCAACCAAGGCAGTGCACGCATGGCGCTGACACGTAAAATCCCCCAAATGAACCTCACCGTCAGACCACGTCGACAGCAATAAATCTGCTGTGCCCTTCAGCAACCACCCAACATCAATCTACAGCTACACTGCCAAGCTGCAGCCAATTCGCAAGCGCCAAACCTCAAACCTACTGCACCCTCTGAGCCTAAAACAGCAAAAAAGGAGCAAAGCGGTTCCCTTGACATACCCTGGCCCAGCGCCTCGCACGCCTTGGCGCCACAGACTGCGCCGCTGAGCAAATCAGCTTTCATTTCAGGTGTGTTAGCTTCGTCGGCAGCCTGAGAAGGTGTGGCAGGTTATTCTGGTCAGGGCATCTTGACACATGATGGATTTCCGTATCTGTATTTTGGCGCTGGGTGCTTGGCGAGGAACTTGAAACGACACTGAAAGGTGCGTAGAGTGATGAAGCACCGCAGCTTAGGAAGAATGAGAGGAAATTCTTACTAATGGGGTTCTTCGTATGGGCTTAGGGACCTAGGTAGGTTGGTATCCGAAATAGATGGTGCAAAATGAAAGAAGCTGGCCACGAAAGCCTTGAGCCTTCAGGTGAGACACCACCAGTGCAGTGCAATAGGTGCTCCGTTACTGGATGGACGTCCGTGAGAGGGCAACTGagagaaacttgacatgaCGTCTTTTAACCTGATAGGTGAATGCAACATCACTGCGCCCCTGTCCTGTCGGCTGTGGAAAGCCAATCTGCGCCTCGCTGTCGTAGTGGATGAGATTCCACATCTcattactccgtactcctGAGTCTTGTGTCCTGACGGTGCATGTCGGagcagagtcaagtcaaatcGAGTACAATAGAGAAGCATCCGCCGGTGAGCAACGTGAATCAAGACAAAGCGGCAAAGAACGGAAACGAAACGACCAGTCTTGCAACATGACTACTGCGCACAAAGTAAAGGGCAGAGCTTTTTCAACGTCATCAGGAAATGACCATCACATTGCAAGATGGCTTTGCCGTGGATCCCTTGTTTCAGAGGGGGAAGCAAATCGGGGTGTTACAAGCTGGCAGACTGGACCCCGATTAGCCATCATTTAGCGCGTGAAATGAAGGCTACATGTCAATCGAACCAGGGGACATTGAAGACtggcacggagtacggagaGATGCCGAAGGCTTaaaatgtcaactggtctggtgtcgtGGAATTATTGCGTTGGGCATCGTACGGGCCGGGCAGTGCTCGACGCAGCAACCCATCAAATACAGAGAAACCATCCATACGACAAAACTGCAATGTGAAGCACGAAGCAAAAAAGAATCTGGTGTGGTACATGCCAAGATCAAATGAAAATGTATTCCCTCCATCCATCgatccatccatcacccTGAATCCCCACCAAAGCCGCCcacaacaaaaaagaagcTTACGACGTCGCATGTCAATCAAtccctccatccatcacccCTTTCCTTGCCGCCAAGCAAGTTTAGAACATGGAGACGCAACTGGGGACGCAACTGGGGACACGGAGGGCAgtgcaagcaagcaagcaagcatgCAAGCTTTCAATTTCAGTTGGGCATCACACTCAAAGGGGGTGAGCGCGATTGTTCGAGGACCAGAATATTAAAATACCCGAGTCCCTTGTCATTTTTACTCTGCACTCAACGGAGCTCTCCATAAATGCTCAAATCTTGCGGCACGTCAAAACCCGAAATCCAACTGACACCAAGGCCATGACATCTCTCACTTGAGCACTCGTCCAGTcgaccatcaccatcccccCAGCTGCGCCTCGTAACACATCACTTCATcgacgaaaaaaaaaagacccCTCTCGACCACTTGCACATCCTTTCGTGCCAACCGGTGATCTGTGATCATTACGCGCGCACACACCCACCCTCAACTAATTTGGCCGTGGAAGCAAAAAAAGTGCCGGACTGAAACCTTGCGATTCCTTAGCTTGGCTTCGCCCCttctggtccagtccagtccgtcTGCCGTATTGTCTGACGACATATTCGCCAGCCACCCACAGTTAACTACCTGGCAAGCGCCGAGCCCATCGTGTGCTTGCCGACTTGCCTGACGGAGATAATATCTATCTCGGTCCCCCCCCCCCtcctctcttttttttttgggttcTTTTTCCTTGATCATCATCCGGGCTGGGTGACGACGCATGTCTGAATACCAAAGAATGGCCCACTCTGGGGGCTCATCTAGCGGCAACAGCTTCACTGTCAAGCTGCTCGCCTCATATGCATTTGACTGGATCGTCTTGATTGTTATTACTGTGGTTGCTGGGTTTTTGGGACGCATTGAGCCGAATAAACGGCCATTTTCGTTGCAGGATCCCAATATTTCGTGAGTACTTTATGCACCTATCTTGCCACTTTATTTTTTCACCCTGGAATACTGCCGATGGCATTTCGGCAGTTGTTCAAGGGTCGTGTGACCAGCTTGCCCAACAGCACAACAACGTCAAGACGCAACGGCTAACCACAACTCCAACCTAGATTCCCCTTTGCCGAAAAGGAAACCGTTCCCTCATGGCTTCTCGTCGTTCTCTGCGCCCTGGCCcccgtcgtcatcatcctcttcgtctccCTGATCCTCGTGCCCGGCAACACCGTCCccaaaaacaccagcaaGGCCCTTATCTGGAAGCGAAAAGTATGGGAGCTCCACGTCGGTTGGCTGGGCCTCCTCATGGCCGTCGGCTCAGCCTTTTTCTTTATTAGCGGTATCAAGAATATGTGTGGAAAGCCGCGGCCCGACTTGCTCTCCCGATGCCAGCCCGACGTCGCCAACGCCTCAAAATACATTGTCGGCGGGTTTGGCAAGAATATTACTGCGTTCACCTTGTACTCGGGCGATATCTGCATGCAAAAAGACCGTAAGAAGCTCGATGATGGATTTCGCAGCTATCCCAGTGGTCACGCTGCCGCTGCGGCTGCAGGGCTGATATACTTGTCGCTGTTTTTGGCGAGCAAGTTTTCCGTCACGCTGCCGTTTGTGGTGCCCTCGGGTTCTGCGCCGCTCGATGGCTCGATGCATACTGCTTTCCCGTCGCGAATGAATTCCGGCGGCGCCGACCCCTATGAGGCGAGTCGTTTGCGCGATGGAAATAGCGAGTACGGCAAGGCGAGGGTTGTTAGCCGCAACGCCCAGCACAATACTCGATTGCAGTCTCTTAGAAGACAGGCTGCCGCGCCGCCTGTATATCTGCTTGCCATTACTTTGGTTCCGTTCTGTGTGGCCATCTTCATTGCTGCGTCGAGATGGTTCGATTTCCGCCATCATGGATTTGATATCCTGTTTGGCTTCCTCATAGGTACTGTTACCGCTGTTTACAGCTTCCGATACTACCATTTGCCCATTGCCGCTGGCGCTGGTTGGGCCTGGGGTCCTCGCAGCGATGATCGTGCGTTTTGGGCTGGCGTCGGCAGACTGGGCTTTGCCGGTGATAATTTGGACGACTACCCGCGGCGTATGGATCCATCTGATCTCGGCGAGTCGGGCGACGTAGATGTTGGCGGCATGCGGGGAGCATCAGGCGCAACTGGTGCTGTACACCGTGGAGAGAGACCAGCTGGTCCTGGAGAGTTCCAGTTCCGCGACGTGGAGCTTGATAGAATGGATCGAAGGGCACAGGCACCTGGGTACGCTCAGGCTCATTAAGGTGGTGATGTATGGTTGTTTTTATCTATCTCCTCAGTTGCATTAAACTAAGTTTTTGGGATTTGGAGCCCCCTGGAGCCATCTGTATAGTGTAGACGGCCACGGAGGCGGAGTTTTGATCTTGTAGAGCTATCAGATACCATGCGAATACACCACTTGTCCATCCTGGCCTGCCGTCTACTTAATCTACTAGAGTGTGACTGAAGTTTGCTCGCCCAGTAGCATCGCAACAGAAGCCACACAAGCACCTGATGCTCGCCCAGTAACCCAACCGTCCATCTCACAATGCCAATCAGTAACCCATAACACGCCAAATTCAAACATAACCATCAAACTCAGCGAGTCAAAAGTCAAAGCCCCCCTCACCCCATCGGCATCAACCGCCCATCCACCccctcaaactcctcctcctcctcctcatcgtcatcctcatcctccccCCCAAACCCCGACTCAATCTCCAGCTTCCTCAACCGCCGCCTCATCTCGTCCCTCCTTACGCACTGCCACCGCACCAGCGCCGCCGACGCATGCACCTTGAACCCATACACCCGCGGCACGTACCTCTCCACGCTCTTGCTCGGTATCAGCGCCGGATACACctggaagatgatgttgtggaaCGAGGTGCCGAAGTAGGCGCCGTCGATGGTGGCGTGCCGGCTGGACTTGGGGTTGTATATGTCTTCGCAGCGGGCGCAGAAGAGCTTCACGGGCTTGAGGTTGGGGATGTCGCTGAGGCCCatggggaggagggggtGCGAGTGGCAGTTTACGCGGGGGCATTTTCCGAATTCGGCTTTTTTGTATTTATCGAGCTGGGGGGGTTAGCATGTGCATAGTAAATCATGGATATATGGTGTAGTGTGGTGGGTTCGTGAATGGTGTTGTGGCGTGGATATATGATAGATTCGTGGATGGTGTAGATTCGTAATGTATGCCAGCAAAAAGAGGGGGAAAACATACCATCTTCCCTAACCCCCTCGTCGTAACGATATACCTCGCATGCACCAGTCCGTACAGATGCCTCGCCGACTTCTCAATCGTCTCGCGCATCTCATCATCGCAATCCAGGTCAAACACATCCGTCACCAGATCCAACGCATACTGGTAGTACTGGACCTCCGTGTTCAGACCCGTCAGGTTGAACCGGTCGGTGAGGTACTCCTCATCGATTTCGCAAAAGTATTCGTTGCCGCGGGACGAGATGAACTGCTGCGCGTTAGAAAGCCCATCCACCCGCCAATTCGAACTGTGTAAGGCCCTAAAAAGAACGTACCCAGTCGCGCCAGTAGCTCGTGTAGTCGCTGTCCGACTCGCTGACGTAGTCGTCCATCATGATGTTGTGCCGCCGGGGGGGTGTTGGtgtggttggtgatgggaggtttggtgttgtggaggCTGGTGGTCATGGTGGGGTTGCGGATGGCGATAACGTGACTGACTATTTGGCTGGCGATATACCACCACATCCACGGACATCAACTCTACCATCGTCAACAAAGGTTAAGTTACGGGAATTGTCTAATCATAACTTTATATGCAATAATGGTATTCGCTAGTTAACCGCATAATCCAAGACACCGCCTTTAGTTGCATAAATTACCGTCCCATCCCTCCCATACTCATACACGCCTTGCTGGCTATGGCGACCGAGATCCATTGAACGGACTGGCAGTCGAACCAACACTAGATACATCACTCGCCGATGGCAAGTCAGACTCGGtttcgtcatcttcatctctgCTGCCTCTTCTAGAACCATTGGGAACCCGAGCCCCCGGAATCTCCAACCGACTCCTTATCTGTTCCGTGGCTTGCTCCTGTTTCCGCCCCATGTTCACCATTTCCATGACTTCCTTGAGGATTTCGCCTGTCTCGTCCATGGCCGCTAAGAAGCGAGCCAGTTCTTTGCACAGCTCCCAGTCCCCTTCTTGGATCGCCCTCGATAAGACACGCACCGACTGGTCCGTCGATGATTCCAACTCCTCTAGTGTGTGCAGCACAATCAGGTAGCCGCCTGCGGTTTTGAGTGAGCCCCGTTGCAATGACTCCTCAAAAAGTTCCTGTACTGGCGGCAGGTACGCAAATAATGTCTTCCACTGTCGAACTTCCGTCTTCCGCGTGCACTGCAACACCACGTCGAGATACTCTTTAGATGATGCAGATAAGAGTGATAACACCCGAGGAAGAACAGCGTCTTCCGGTTTGGGACACGTATCTGCCTCCTCGTCTAGTACACGGTGTAGCAAAATTTCCAGTCCATGTGACAGGTACTCCAGGTTTTGATACTGTTCGCAAAGCTCTCCCGCTTCAATCGTCCTGCCTTGCCGCAGGTAAAATCGTAGAATCTCAGGCAGAAATAGATGTGTCTAATCAGTCAGTGTCAGTCGTTTAACTCCCTCCCACAATCATACAGCAACTTACCCTTATGGCGAAAtgaaaaaaggaaaaggtcACATCTCGCCTCTGGACCAAGTCTGATTCAACACCCAAAATGATGCCCTTTTCCAGCAATACGGAGAGCGGGTAAAAGTCCACAGGAATAGAAACTGGCGCCGGAAGGTccctgccgccgccatcgccCGAGGCGCCTTCTAGCAGCTCGTTAATGTTGGTCCAAGCCTTCACCTCCATACCATCAAACACCCAGAGCGAATCCTTCAATGCTGGCGGGCCACGTCGAAGGGATGGATCGTCCGACAAgtgggcaacattgagcaaGGGCTGGTCCCTCATACTGGCGTGGTACTCCACGTTTTGAGCAATAATGCGCATGTCGTACTTCAACTGGCCGTCGTCATTGAGCGAAGGGCTCAGCAGGACAAGTTTCCCATCTACCAAGAATATCACAGAGGCTACAGCCACATCCTGAGACGGGTCCCCATCTACCATCTGAGACTCGGGTAATATCCAGCTAAGCCCCCGAACTCTGGCAGGAGATCGCACTATGCCATGGAACGCAATCTGCCCCACTTGAACGAGGCGAACGGAATCAGACCACGGCGTGAATATGAAATGGTACAAGAGATTCTCATATGTATAGACGAGTAGGGAGTCTTCGCCAGACGTAGTGACAAGCACAACGGGCGCGGGGATCTGCTGCCGAAATAGTACGTGGGACATGTCGAGTGGCGTTTCTCTCGAGAACAGCCGTAGCTCGTAATTCCTGTTGCTTTCAACAGCAGCGACAAGAATATGCTGGTACCAGCACATACCGCCTCGGACTTGAAATTCGTTTTCCATGGCTTCAGTTGTAAATGTCTTCCACCGGCCGCTGTTGACACTGTAATGTGCAAGGCCACGGCGACCGGCAACTCCGACGTATCGACCATCAGCAGATATGACGGTCTGCCGAATGGGCCACTGATTCAATAGATAGGTTGGAGGCACCCTGGCCGTGTGCCACAGAAAGGGTTCGGCAGAAATGCTCGTCATATCAGGGAGGTCGTATCCTCTGTACACCATAACTGCAGAGGGAGTCTGAAGAACGGTCCGAAAGACGTTGGCCTCGTTGTAGCACCCTGTAACtgcattcttggccatctcaaGACTCCAAATAGCTTCATGTTGAGGCCCTGCAAGCAATATCTCAGATCCGCCTCCAATCCACGACGCTGACGACACTCCGGTGAGCCACTGCTCATCATTGCCGCTGGAAATGCCCTGATCGGCTCCAAAACTGTTGCTGCCCAGTTTTCCAAACATACTCCACGTCGACCATCCCTTCTCGAATCCAGCAAAAAGACAATAGCCGTCAGGGGAATAGCACAAGGATGTGAAagctccagcagcaacgTGGGATACAGGGATCCTATGTTTATGCGAGAGGACGATGTTCCCCGAGTAATCTCGAACCGAGTATACGTAAACGGTCCCATCGGCACATCCCACCGCAATCAGTGAAAATCGAGCATTGATGACAGCCTTGACGGCAAAATTTTCTGAGGACTCAGGAATGTGGAAGCAATAACCTTTGAAAAGACGCTTGGCGTCCGCATTTTCAGAGTCGATGTCTCCCTTCAGCTGTTGCCGTTGTACTGCGTACGCTCGTCCGTCGCTGGTGATCCAGGTTGCCAAATTCATGGGCCTGTCATATGTCATCTCCTTTATagacgccttcttctccacccatcccatcttgctCACAATTTCCGTTCTTGTTTGGTTGCCTGTGCTGTCTGGCGTCCATCGGATGCATTGAACTGCGGCGGGCTTTCTGGTCGCCACCATCAGTTCATCATCCAGCGCTAGAGCACTTTCAATGCCGGCATCAATCTTAATCACCATTCGAAATCGGACACTGACGTCACGGACCCCGGACCCCTCTCCCGGGCCCCAAAGGATAAGATCTCCTCTCAGTGCTGCTTGAGGCCCGATGAGGCTTTGCTTCCGCCGTTGGACGTTGTGATAGTTTGGAAACTGAGGTTTGTAGACGCACGATTCGCCATCGGTCGCTATTGAGTATGTGATGAGGTAACCCCTGGAGGTATGAACCACCAATATGGCCGAGTCTGGACGTAATAGGAGGTCGACATTGGTTCCGTAGGATTGAATAGAGGATTCGGATCGTACGACGACTGCAAGTATTACGGTAGGCTACTTCATGTTAGGGTGATACCAGCCTACTCGTGGGAACGGATTGCAAGGGGCTATCGCACCTTGGTTTGCCATAAAGTAATACTCGTTGCAGTTATGACACCAAACAGGTGACCGGTGCGGGCAACTGCCAAAGCAAGTACAGGATCCTTCAATGGGACTGAAGCTTTTCGGTTCGAATCGTCCGAGGGTGATGGGCTTTTGCTAGAAGGGAGTAGATCGTCTTCCAAGATGGGTTGGACAACCGGAGTTGCTGGGGTCAAAGGCGTCGGCGGGGGTAGGATGTCGACCTCTTCGtgtgccgccgccgctgaAGCTCGTGGctgtccatcttgaccaagcgatgaggatgagcttgACCCGTCGGGTTGTTGTAAGCCATCGTATGAGACGAAGAGGTTGAGGTCTGGGGTtcggctgctgctggtggcataGATGCGCGGAGTGCCGATGGGCCAATACATGACAGCCGCGGGTCCTTGACGGACCACCTACACGCAGGTTTCGAGGGAGAAGTTGAGACTATTGCGCTTTTCCGGTCATCTCTGTGTGGTGGTTCCCATTGGGCTAAGGATGATTTGATATCATGGGAGATGCGCGGATGATGGTAAgctggtgatggatggagcTTGCTGATGGAtggtggagttggaggtCAAGACAGGCACATTGGAGGCAAGCATCAGGAGCTCCAGTCCttccagagtccagagtccagatAAAAGTGGGTCTGAATCGGAAGGATTGATTACATAAGACACATTGTTGCACAAGGACAAACTGCACTTTGTGCAGTCCAAGTGGACATGATGAACATGGTTAGATACTGATTCGATAGGATTATTTTGCATAGATGTTGTAGCCTTTGAATTTTCAAATTGGTGTTCTGATGGAATTTTTGTTTCGCAGTGGGTCGCCAGGAAATGAGTTAGTCGATGTCCAGATGTATGGTATTGCTAGAAGTTGGTTATGAATTGCAAGCTAGACTGATCATTTGGCCAGTAGTTGCATCTTCTATCTTGAGGAGCATCATAATGCCAATATCAACGGCGTGTGTCATCGTAGCACCGGGACATGGCAAGCGGTTTGTTGGACATTTGGATCATGCATTGTAAAGTACTACTTTCAACAGCCACACACATCCCGTCAATATACCAAGCCTACCATTGGCTCTTGTTGTCTACTCCTATGACAGCAACTATGAAACATTGGCCAACAAAGAGCCGTTGCATTACTCGAGTGTGCATTGAAAAGCTTACTACAATCCTGTATGTTGCATGCAAGTGTGTAATTGATTCGCCCGGAGGAAAGTGGGTCCTGGAAGACGAgacaacaactttggcggGGTGAAATGtttgggcggcggcggggGAGACGGGATGCGGCATACGGCAGGTTGCAGACGGATCGCCGACTGGATGTGTATGACATGACACATTCCGGAACCCAGATCAGTGTGTCCTGTTGTGTTGCGTGTTCTCAGCAAGCAATATCATGTCGGTCAAGACAGCTGTTACACGCAGTGTCAATCTTGCAGGGCGTGGGTGTTATCTCAGTCCTATCAAACGAGATTCTGTGTCATGTCTTTGTGACAAACAGCATGTAAGTCGTGTTCCGGCAGGCATCCCTTCACTTCAAAGGAGGACCATTGAAAACAATACATCGTACACAATGTTACAGTCTCTATTTCTCTCATATTAATACAAAATTGATtacaagcagccaaaacaCCGACAACGGCACATATACGCCCATAGGGCGCGCCGTATGTACGTAATAAAAGAGACCAGGTGACCCGTTGTTGCAAACCATCCGGCCTCCCGCCCCCGCAACTTTTTCATGCCAATCGACGGCATTGGCGCCGCAATGGTCAAGCAGCTCCGCTCCCCCAGCATCAAAGGGCAGCACTGGACCAACCGGGGGCCCATCAACGGGGGCCACTAGTGTTGTCTCTGCTGGACACAGGCTTTACGAGGGCCCTGAAGTGGTGCCAGGAGCTGCTGGAGGGCGCAAAGCCCGTTCCATGCGCACGCTGATGTGGATAATTGCGGCTAGGATCGGTGGCCTGCCGACGCCGGAGCCCGGAGTCCAAGCGCCGTGGTCACCGAACACCTGCCTGCCACCCCGTAAAAGGCAAGAACGACTTGCACTTGGAACCTTCACCACACTTTTGTTCTTTCCTCCTCCATTCTCGTTATCTTTCTTATCTTTGCATTTTTGCAACTGGCCGGATTGCACAAGACACCACAATTTTTCAAACTCTTGTCCTTGCTCACCTCTTCTCCCCATCCACGGGCATTCTGTTGCTGCATAGCCCATACTCGCCACCACTGCTGTCAGTACACGCGCACTTACACTTACACTTCCTACCACGCTGACATCAGTCCCAGAAACATGCCGGTTGCCACACCCCACACCGCCATGGGtgaccagcaccaccaccaatcaCAGCCGCATCAGAATGGTGTAAACGGTCACAATGCTGCCAATGGAACCAAGAATGGAGTTACATCAGGCTCGTCCATCATCGACGAGATTCTAGCCAGAAGAGCCAAGGCCGGaaagcttgttgctggagTTGCTGCTGCCTCAGACAGCGATATGTGGAAGGGCCCTGTGAGTAGCAACTATCCAACACCGCCTACTCGACACATGTATATTTGAAACCAACTCAACTAACACAATCTCAAGCAAACTGGAAAACCAAAAGCAAAACGTTGGGATCGTAAGTAGAAATCCATTATCCCCTCCAAAGCCGCCCCCGTTCAATACACTTACACATTCCCCAAACAGACCACCTCAGCAAGGAAAGCTTGGAACGAAAGCCATGCACTCTAAAGCAAGCAGCAAAGCACCTCAAAAAGCCAGGTCTCATTTCCCTTGGAGGCGGCTTGCCCTCTAGCGAGACATTCCCATTTGCCGAATTTGCCATGAAGGTTCCCGTAGCTCCTCACTTCTCGGAGCAAGAAACCCTGGACAACGGGCAAACAGTCACAATTGGTAAATATGACGTGCGCGACCACGATGCCGTTTACGACTTATCCATTGCTCTCAACTACGGTCAATCCACGGGCTCTGCTCAAATGATGCGCTTCCTAACTGAGCACACCGAGATTGTGTGCAACCCACCATACGCAGACTGGCGCATCTGTCAGACCATTGGCAGTACCGGCGCACTGGAGCAAGCCCTCAGGATGTTCTGCGACAAGGATCGTGGTGATTCTGTTCTAACAGAGGATTTCAGCTTTTCAACTGCGTTGGAAACCATTGCCCCCCTCGGCATCAAGGTCTTTGGATCCCCCATCGACGACCAAGGCCTGGTCCCCGAAGCCATGGACCTCCTTCTGACCAACTGGGACGAGAAAGAGCGGGGAGCAAGAAAGCCTCATGTCTTATACACCGTGCCCTCTGGCCAGAACCCA is a window of Pochonia chlamydosporia 170 chromosome 5, whole genome shotgun sequence DNA encoding:
- a CDS encoding 60S ribosomal protein L2 (similar to Neurospora crassa OR74A XP_963850.2), translating into MFPQRLPLSAVTRSLQRLTFSQTAVRGYATPKSKTSPDSSGLSSQSLMNTAETQGSQSVKLRTYKPRTPGVRHLRRPMNEHLWKGRPFLPLTYPKKGQGKGGRNAHGRITVRHRGGGAKRRIRTVDFERWRPGPHLVDRIEYDPGRSAHIALVTEQATGQKSYILAAEGLRSGDIVHSYRSGIPQDLLDSMGGIIDPGILAARTAFRGNCLPMHMVPVGTEVFAVGSAAKRGAVFCRSAGTSATVVNKNEETKDDGTKIMTGKYVEVRLQSGEVRRVSKNACATVGVASNVHHHYRQLGKAGRSRWLNIRPTVRGVAMNKVDHPHGGGRGKSKSNRNPVTPWGRPTKSGYKTRRTHNINKWVVTPRPRNHGKRRDKRSSKE
- a CDS encoding PAP2 domain-containing protein (similar to Metarhizium acridum CQMa 102 XP_007813464.1) — its product is MAHSGGSSSGNSFTVKLLASYAFDWIVLIVITVVAGFLGRIEPNKRPFSLQDPNISFPFAEKETVPSWLLVVLCALAPVVIILFVSLILVPGNTVPKNTSKALIWKRKVWELHVGWLGLLMAVGSAFFFISGIKNMCGKPRPDLLSRCQPDVANASKYIVGGFGKNITAFTLYSGDICMQKDRKKLDDGFRSYPSGHAAAAAAGLIYLSLFLASKFSVTLPFVVPSGSAPLDGSMHTAFPSRMNSGGADPYEASRLRDGNSEYGKARVVSRNAQHNTRLQSLRRQAAAPPVYLLAITLVPFCVAIFIAASRWFDFRHHGFDILFGFLIGTVTAVYSFRYYHLPIAAGAGWAWGPRSDDRAFWAGVGRLGFAGDNLDDYPRRMDPSDLGESGDVDVGGMRGASGATGAVHRGERPAGPGEFQFRDVELDRMDRRAQAPGYAQAH
- a CDS encoding aromatic aminotransferase Aro8 (similar to Coccidioides immitis RS XP_001245187.1), producing the protein MGDQHHHQSQPHQNGVNGHNAANGTKNGVTSGSSIIDEILARRAKAGKLVAGVAAASDSDMWKGPQTGKPKAKRWDHHLSKESLERKPCTLKQAAKHLKKPGLISLGGGLPSSETFPFAEFAMKVPVAPHFSEQETLDNGQTVTIGKYDVRDHDAVYDLSIALNYGQSTGSAQMMRFLTEHTEIVCNPPYADWRICQTIGSTGALEQALRMFCDKDRGDSVLTEDFSFSTALETIAPLGIKVFGSPIDDQGLVPEAMDLLLTNWDEKERGARKPHVLYTVPSGQNPTGATQDAERRKAIYAMCQKHDIFIIEDEPYYFLQMQPYTGRNQPDAPPPNTVEEFISSLIPTFVSMDIDGRVMRMDSVSKVLVPGSRLGWVVGSEQIIERYQRHAEVASQGPSGFSQIILYKLLDETWGHEGYLRWLMNLRMQYTKRRDALLAACEDHLPQDIVSWTPPAAGMFLWLNVDYSKHPHADSKSLAEVEEEIFNSCIDGGVLVARGSWFLAEKEKPMPGLFFRATYAAASAENMNEAIKRFGQAVRDSFGKE
- a CDS encoding casein kinase II beta subunit (similar to Metarhizium acridum CQMa 102 XP_007813463.1), with the protein product MMDDYVSESDSDYTSYWRDWFISSRGNEYFCEIDEEYLTDRFNLTGLNTEVQYYQYALDLVTDVFDLDCDDEMRETIEKSARHLYGLVHARYIVTTRGLGKMLDKYKKAEFGKCPRVNCHSHPLLPMGLSDIPNLKPVKLFCARCEDIYNPKSSRHATIDGAYFGTSFHNIIFQVYPALIPSKSVERYVPRVYGFKVHASAALVRWQCVRRDEMRRRLRKLEIESGFGGEDEDDDEEEEEEFEGVDGRLMPMG